From the Gallaecimonas kandeliae genome, one window contains:
- a CDS encoding OmpA family protein has product MFQTKHLGVFALAATLAMAGCTTVDPQTGEQRTNKTATGATIGAIAGAILGKATGSHHRDRALVGAAVGALAGAAVGNYMDKQEAEIRQQTAGTGIDVQRNGDNLLLTIPNGITFDVNRADVKPEFQSVLGDLATTLNKYPKTMVEISGHTDSTGAAAYNQTLSENRASSVKSYLVRRGVMPERLETVGYGQTKPIASNATAEGRAKNRRVEIELIPIVENQ; this is encoded by the coding sequence ATGTTCCAGACCAAGCATCTCGGCGTTTTTGCCCTGGCCGCCACCCTTGCCATGGCCGGCTGTACCACAGTCGACCCTCAGACCGGTGAGCAACGCACCAACAAGACGGCCACAGGCGCCACCATAGGCGCCATTGCGGGCGCCATATTGGGCAAGGCCACCGGCAGCCATCACCGTGATCGCGCCCTGGTCGGCGCCGCCGTCGGTGCCCTGGCCGGCGCTGCCGTCGGTAACTACATGGACAAGCAGGAAGCCGAGATCCGCCAGCAGACCGCAGGAACCGGCATCGACGTGCAGCGCAACGGCGACAACCTGCTACTGACCATCCCCAACGGCATCACCTTCGACGTCAACCGTGCCGACGTCAAACCCGAGTTCCAATCGGTGCTGGGGGATCTGGCCACCACCCTCAACAAGTACCCCAAGACCATGGTGGAGATCTCCGGCCACACCGACAGCACAGGGGCCGCCGCCTACAACCAGACCCTGTCCGAGAACCGCGCCAGCTCCGTCAAGAGCTACCTGGTTCGCCGCGGCGTGATGCCGGAGCGCCTGGAAACGGTAGGCTACGGCCAGACCAAGCCCATCGCCAGCAACGCCACAGCCGAAGGCCGGGCCAAGAACCGCCGGGTCGAGATAGAGCTCATTCCCATAGTGGAAAACCAGTAA
- a CDS encoding PHA/PHB synthase family protein, with translation MGDQLASAAASQPQAFWKAGANWWQAQTHLWQNSVEQMMEDGKPEDLWQYFQQSHRLISDYWQESIDNLDGLPAKERKQLAFWTRQSMQLNDPANYLLTNPKVLAKTVAEGGDNLVRGLEALIKDMDNSPFGLNVPLGNTELYELGKDLALTPGQVVHREHLFELIQYAPSTPEVHKVPVLIVPPCINKYYVLDLKPENSFIRHLVDQGFTVLLMSWRNPTAQDWELGVEDYLQAVVEATNKVKDITEESQLHALGYCVGGTLLSLAAAWLAARGAKRFASLTLLTTLLDFSEPGEPGLLLVPSLLDALMNVVDQMGYMDGRLMATGFSLLREQELYWPAFVNRYLLGQKPPGYDILVWNSDVTHLPARFYREYIENTYLENRLAEPGSWKLGGYKMDLRRVKVPLYVMAAEKDHIVPPQSAFASAALMGGNKKRLVTSGAGHVAGVVNPPAKGKYGYRVEGEEGEHTGSWWLDWYRWLSDLAPERVPAREIQGGLAPAPGDYVKARV, from the coding sequence AGGACGGCAAGCCGGAAGATCTGTGGCAGTACTTCCAGCAGAGCCACCGGCTGATCAGCGACTACTGGCAGGAAAGCATCGACAACCTCGATGGCTTGCCGGCCAAGGAGCGCAAGCAGCTGGCCTTCTGGACCCGCCAGTCCATGCAGCTCAACGATCCCGCCAACTACCTGTTGACCAACCCCAAGGTGCTGGCTAAGACAGTGGCCGAAGGAGGGGACAACCTGGTCCGTGGCCTCGAGGCCCTGATCAAGGACATGGACAACAGCCCTTTCGGCCTCAATGTGCCGCTGGGCAACACCGAACTCTACGAACTGGGCAAGGACCTGGCCCTGACCCCAGGCCAGGTGGTGCACCGCGAGCACCTTTTCGAACTGATCCAGTACGCCCCCAGCACCCCGGAGGTGCACAAGGTGCCGGTACTGATAGTGCCGCCCTGCATCAACAAGTACTACGTGCTGGATCTCAAGCCCGAGAACTCTTTCATCCGCCACCTGGTGGACCAAGGCTTCACTGTGCTGCTGATGTCCTGGCGCAATCCCACTGCCCAAGACTGGGAACTGGGGGTGGAGGACTACCTCCAGGCCGTGGTGGAGGCAACCAACAAGGTCAAGGACATCACCGAAGAGAGCCAACTTCATGCCCTGGGTTACTGCGTGGGCGGCACCTTGCTGTCGTTGGCCGCCGCCTGGCTGGCGGCCCGCGGTGCCAAGCGCTTCGCCAGCCTGACCTTGCTGACCACCCTGCTGGATTTCAGTGAGCCCGGCGAGCCCGGTCTGCTGCTGGTGCCTTCCCTGCTGGACGCCTTGATGAATGTGGTGGACCAGATGGGCTACATGGATGGCCGTTTGATGGCGACCGGCTTTTCGCTGCTGCGCGAACAGGAGCTTTACTGGCCGGCCTTCGTCAACCGTTACCTCCTGGGCCAGAAGCCGCCGGGTTACGACATACTGGTGTGGAACTCGGACGTGACTCACCTGCCGGCCCGTTTCTACCGCGAATACATCGAGAACACCTACCTTGAGAACCGCCTGGCCGAGCCCGGTAGCTGGAAGCTCGGCGGCTACAAGATGGACCTGCGCCGAGTCAAGGTGCCTCTCTATGTGATGGCGGCAGAAAAGGACCATATAGTGCCGCCCCAGAGCGCTTTCGCTTCGGCCGCCCTCATGGGGGGTAACAAGAAGCGGCTGGTGACCTCAGGCGCCGGCCATGTGGCCGGAGTGGTCAATCCGCCCGCCAAAGGCAAGTACGGCTATCGCGTCGAGGGGGAAGAGGGCGAGCATACCGGTTCCTGGTGGTTGGACTGGTACCGCTGGCTCTCTGATCTGGCCCCGGAACGGGTGCCGGCCCGTGAGATCCAGGGAGGCCTGGCTCCCGCCCCCGGGGATTACGTCAAAGCCCGAGTATGA